The following proteins are co-located in the Salvelinus sp. IW2-2015 unplaced genomic scaffold, ASM291031v2 Un_scaffold4463, whole genome shotgun sequence genome:
- the hsf2bp gene encoding LOW QUALITY PROTEIN: heat shock factor 2-binding protein (The sequence of the model RefSeq protein was modified relative to this genomic sequence to represent the inferred CDS: inserted 2 bases in 2 codons; deleted 1 base in 1 codon) produces the protein MAPSVEPVDAGQRETLPPLMSVDSREGLVQIRKRDLERLTTEVMQLREFLPKVVNGDLIEMLQKARAAETMKERLGQEQEQLRQECLHLRSRLDAAQSECQKEREEKLVLREQLXESREQLQQQAEFCTGLGAASCTXLWSTSSKEEAVKDILADGKLQSFLSVAGQTLESFVKSLDGEAKAEQQDSNSHEHQFVLALAGVVTNVAAVTCGRDYLSSSAHVLLETLMQLLELLKPGVFPKLKVLMLMALYNVSISVKGLKYIREFPGLLTLIWTLLEDGDSEVCLHALRLLQSVLLEEAVSLVGPGLLLDDPLLPLERIRMLATSSRHPALRQTAQETLDDLGSLRASFLDPHXTSSSDQVHV, from the exons GTTGACAGCCGAGAAGGCCTGGTCCAAATCAGAAAAAGAGACTTGGAGAGATTGACTACAGAGGTCATGCAGCTCCGAGAGTTCTTACCCAAAGTAGTGAATGGagacctgattgagatgctgcaGAAAGCCCGTGCTGCAGAGACAA tgaaggAGCGCCTTGGTCAGGAGCAGGAGCAACTGAGACAGGAA TGCCTGCACCTTCGCTCTCGCCTGGACGCAGCGCAGAGCGagtgtcagaaagagagagag GAGAAGCTGGTTCTGAGGGAGCAGC TGGAGAGTCGGGAGCAGCTGCAGCAGCAGGCTGAGTTCTGTACTGGGCTGGGGGCTGCCTCCTGCA TGCTGTGGAGCACCTCCAGTAAGGAGGAGGCAGTCAAAGACATCCTGGCCGAT GGTAAACTGCAGTCCTTCCTGAGTGTGGCGGGCCAGACCCTGGAGAGCTTTGTCAAGTCTCTGGATGGGGAGGCCAAGGCCGAGCAGCAAGACTCCAATTCCCATGAGCACCAGTTTGTTCTGGCGCTGGCCGGAGTCGTCACCA ACGTGGCGGCGGTGACGTGTGGGCGGGACTACCTGTCCAGCTCCGCCCACGTCCTCCTGGAGACTCTGATGCAGCTGCTGGAGCTCCTGAAGCCTGGGGTCTTCCCCAAACTCAAAGT GTTGATGCTGATGGCTCTGTATAATGTCAGTATCAGTGTAAAGGGACTGAAGTATATCAGGGAGTTTCCAGGACTTCTCACTCTCATCTGGACCCTTTTGGAAG ACGGGGACTCTGAGGTATGCCTCCACGCCCTGCGGCTGCTCCAGTCAGTGCTGCTGGAGGAGGCGGTGTCCCTGGTGGGGCCCGGGCTGCTGCTGGACGACCCCCTTCTCCCGCTGGAGCGCATACGCATGCTGGCCACCTCCAGCCGCCACCCGGCCCTGAGGCAGACGGCCCAGGAGACACTGGATGACCTGGGCTCCCTCCGCGCCTCCTTCCTGGACCCCCACYGCACCTCCTCCTCTGACCAAGTACATGTATAA
- the LOC112077338 gene encoding serine/threonine-protein kinase SIK1-like produces MVVLSDGSPLSQPCPGGPVQVGFYEIIRTLGKGNFAVVKLACHKVTKTQVAIKIIDKKRLEPSDLKKIYREVEVMKLLNHPHIIKLYQVMETKDMLYMVMEYARNGEMFDYLLSLGRLSESEARRKFCQILSAVDYCHSNHIVHRDLKAENLLLDSNMDIKVADFGFGNFFSEGQFLSTWCGSPPYAAPEVFEGIEYEGPPLDIWSLGVVLYVLVCGVLPFDGPSLPALRQRVREGRFRIPFYMSQDCENLVRRMLVIEREKARVPRLPQHEKTSKNTLAEVSASLQQCSASCVVVNSSDQASSDSFSSSSSSFSASPSLSSPIEDPYMLLVTTVVGPGTDSPTESPLALSSTVPSTVDSPYQLLVTTGHLALSSTLQPPPQDSLPVPSFQEGRRASDMDTGALTQGLRVFRQQLRREASAKGLLGLNKMKSPXVRQGWSPPASGPAPCPPAWGGRDLSHCVPTTPLSEEGFQQQNICLIVLDVHLQHDPDSMCQSIPDHHLFLPPPHVFLPPPTSSCLLPPPNVPAPPRPPIGSVLHTHTVTDFLTTSLQQNHSPHPQLHPHLQLHPNTPTHTTTHHYNHKLHHYHNTIQPQLHPQPQRHPQLHPQLQPHSHYTHSYTHSYTKRHTTPPILPISMLRATARLIPSSPLPPSLLQLWCAAGHLLETHLHISSPRVETTPPFSDAPHFPVQPQFPTRNPSLSLSYYTPPRPQFQLLHPTQTPSLSYCTPTTTRPPSQLLHPTPPRTQSQLLHPTTTQTQSRYCTPTPQLPRPQSQLRRDSHSDPQPQPRPWANHRLYTHSQTSRRPQLQRQPRLPPCPVGRMDPGYGP; encoded by the exons ATGGTGGTTTTATCCGATGGCTCTCCCCTGAGCCARCCATGCCCCGGGGGGCCGGTTCAGGTCGGTTTCTACGAGATCATCAGGACGCTGGGGAAGGGAAACTTCGCTGTAGTTAAACTGGCTTGTCACAAAGTCACAAAAACCCAG GTGGCCATTAAAATCATTGATAAGAAGAGACTGGAGCCCTCTGACCTGAAGAAGATCTACAGAGAGGTCGAGGTGATGAAGCTCCTCAACCATCCGCACATTATCAAGCTCTATCAG GTCATGGAAACTAAGGACATGTTGTACATGGTGATGGAGTATGCCAGGAACGGAGAGATGTTTG ACTACCTGTTATCGTTGGGGCGGCTGAGTGAGAGTGAGGCTCGCAGGAAGTTCTGTCAGATCCTGTCAGCGGTGGACTACTGCCACAGCAACCACATCGTCCACAGAGACCTGAAGGCTGAGAACCTTCTGCTGGACTCCAACATGGACATCAAAGTAGCAG aCTTTGGTTTTGGGAACTTTTTCAGTGAAGGACAATTTCTGTCCACCTGGTGTGGGTCCCCTCCCTACGCCGCTCCAGAGGTGTTTGAGGGGATTGAGTACGAGGGGCCTCCTCTAGACATCTGG AGTCTGGGCGTGGTGCTGTACGTGTTGGTGTGTGGCGTCCTGCCCTTTGACGGCCCCTCCCTCCCCGCGCTCAGGCAGAGGGTCCGGGAGGGCCGCTTCAGAATCCCCTTCTACATGTCCCAAG ACTGTGAGAACCTGGTGCGGAGGATGTTAGTAATTGAAC gtgaaaaggCTCGCGTCCCCAGACTGCCACAGCACGAAAAG ACCTCCAAGAACACTCTGGCCGAGGTCTCTGCCAGCCTCCAGCAGTGCAGCGCATCTT GTGTTGTGGTAAACTCATCCGACCAAGCTTCCTCAGAtagtttctcctcttcctcctcttccttctctgccAGTCCCAGCCTGTCCAGCCCTATTGAGGACCCCTATATGTTACTTGTAACTACTGTGGTTGGCCCTGGGACTGATAGCCCCACAGAGTCCCCCCTGGCCCTGTCCTCTACCGTGCCCAGCACTGTTGACAGCCCCTATCAGTTATTGGTCACTACCGGTCATCTGGCCCTGTCGTCCACCCTGCAGCCCCCTCCCCAGGACAGCCTCCCCGTACCCAGCTTCCAGGAGGGCCGCCGAGCCTCCGACATGGACACCGGCGCTCTAACACAAG GTCTGAGGGTGTTCCGCCAGCAGTTGAGGAGGGAGGCCAGCGCCAAGGGCCTGCTGGGACTGAACAAGATGAAGAGCCCCYGGGTCCGGCARGGGTGGTCCCCCCCAGCCTCTGGCCCTGCACCCTGCCCCCCTGCCTGGGGGGGGCGAGACCTGTCCCACTGTGTCCCCACCACACCACTGTCAGAGGAGGGCTTCCAGCAGCAGAA CATTTGCCTGATTGTGTTGGACGTGCACCTGCAAC ATGATCCAGATTCCATGTGCCAATCCATCCCCGACCACCACCTCTTCCTCCCGCCACCCCACGTCTTCCTCCCGCCACcaacctcttcctgtctcctcccccctcctaaCGTTCCcgctcctcctcgtcctcccatTGGCTctgttctccacacacacactgtcacagacTTCCTCACCACCTCCCTTCAACAGAACCACTCACCACACCCACAACTACACCCACACCTACAACTACaccccaacacacccacacacactaccacccacCACTACAACCACAAACTACACCACTA ccacaatacaatacaaccacaGCTACACCCACAGCCACAACGACACCCACAACTACACCCACAACTACAACCACACTCACACTACACTCACAGCTACACTCACAGCTACACCAaaagacacaccacaccaccaatcCTACCTATCTCTATGCTCAGAGCAACCGCTAGACttatcccttcctctcctcttcctccttctcttcttcagcTATGGTGCGCGGCTGGCCACCTCTTGGAGACCCATCTCCATATCAGCTCTCCTCGGGTTGAGACCACCCCGCCCTTCTCTGACGCTCCTCACTTCCCTGTTCAGCCCCAGTTCCCCACCCGAAACCCCAGTCTCAGCCTAAGCTACTACACCCCACCCAGACCCCAGTTTCAACTACTGCACCCCACCCAGACCCCCAGTCTCAGCTACTGCACCCCCACAACCACCAGACCCCCATCTCAGCTACTGCACCCCACCCCACCCAGAACCCAGTCTCAGCTACTGCACCCCACAACCACCCAGACCCAGTCCAGATACTGCACCCCCACCCCACAACTACCCAGACCCCAGTCTCAGCTCAGACGTGATTCCCACTCTGACCCCCAGCCTCAGCCAAGGCCCTGGGCCAACCACCGCCTCTATACCCACTCCCAGACCTCCAGGCGGCCCCAGCTCCAGCGCCAGCCACGTTTGCCTCCATGCCCAGTAGGGAGAATGGATCCTGGGTACGGACCATAG
- the cryaa gene encoding alpha-crystallin A chain yields MDIAIQHPWFRRAMGSMYPARLFDQFFGEGMFDYDLFPYAASTISPYYRQSLFRNFLDSTNSGMSEVRSDRDKFSVFMDVKHFSPDELNVKVTDDYVEIQGKHGERQDDHGYISREFHRRYRLPSSVDQSAISCTLSTDGLLTLCGPKVTGGGGDLGRGDRSIPVTRDDKTNAAPSS; encoded by the exons ATGGATATTGCCATCCAGCACCCCTGGTTCAGACGTGCCATGGGTTCCATGTATCCCGCCCGTCTCTTTGACCAGTTTTTCGGGGAGGGCATGTTCGACTATGACCTGTTCCCCTACGCTGCCTCCACCATCAGCCCCTACTACAGACAGTCYCTGTTCCGCAACTTCCTGGACTCCACCAACTCTGGCATGTCTGAG gtGAGGTCCGACAGGGACAAGTTCTCGGTCTTCATGGATGTGAAGCACTTCTCTCCTGATGAACTCAACGTAAAGGTGACTGATGACTACGTGGAGATCCAGGGCaagcatggagagagacag gACGACCACGGTTACATCTCGCGTGAGTTCCACCGCCGCTACCGCCTCCCCTCCAGCGTGGACCAATCGGCTATCTCCTGCACACTGTCCACCGACGGCCTCCTGACCCTTTGTGGCCCAAAGGTCACCGGTGGCGGTGGCGACCTCGGCCGGGGCGACCGCAGCATCCCCGTCACCCGCGACGACAAGACTAACGCTGCCCCCTCCTCTTAA